ATAAAACACGCACGTTTTTATCACTGTTGGGAGTAACCATCGGTATTTTTACCATTATAGCGGTAAAATCGGCAGTGGATACTTTGCGTAACAACCTGCAGCACAGTGTGGATAAACTGGGTAATAACAGTATTTACGTACAAAAATGGCCCTGGGTTGGCGGCAGCGACTTCCCCTGGTGGAAGTACCTGCAACGCCCCGAATCTGATTTGCGCGATTTTAACGAACTGTCGCGCCGCATCACAACAGCCGAAGCTTTATCCTACGAGATCAATATCGATAACCGCACCATCAAATATAAAAGTAATACAGTAGAAGGCGCGCAGGTTGATGCCGCATCGCAGGATCACGACAAAACCTGGAACTTTGATTTTGAAAGCGGGCGCTATTTTACCGAAATCGAGTCAAAAACCGGCGCGCCGATTACCAATATCGGTTATGATATAGCTCAAAACCTGTTTCCGGATGGTGATGCCATCGGTAAACAGATTAAGGTAATGGGCCGTTATGTAACTATTGTAGGCGTATTCTCCAAGCAGGGTAAAGATATGTTGGGCATCTCTACCGATAAGGAAGTATTGCTTCCGCTTAACTTTGCCCGCAACTTAATTGATATTCAAAGTTCAAGATACGGCCCGGCAATAATTGTACGGGGTAAAAAAGGCATTCCTACAGATGATGTGGAAAGCGAGATTAAAGGCCTGATGCGCTCTATTCGCAGGCTAAGGCCGGGGGCCGAAGATAATTTTTCGCTCAACCGCACTACCATGATCACCCAGCAGCTCGACGAGCTTTTTGGCATCGTTAATAAAGGCGGTTTTATTATCGGCTTGTTTTCGGTACTGGTGGGTGGTTTTGGGATAGCCAATATCATGTTTGTTTCGGTAAAGGAACGCACCAATATTATCGGCATCCAAAAATCGTTAGGTGCTAAAAACTATTTTATATTATTGCAGTTTTTAATTGAATCGGTATTGCTTTGCCTTGCCGGCGGGTTAATCGGGTTGTTTTTTGTGTATCTGGGTACTTTAATTGTAAAAGCTGCTGCTGATATACAGGTGATACTCGATGCTGCCAACATTGCAACAGGCTTAAGTTATTCAATTATAATAGGAGTGATAGCGGGAATTATCCCGGCCTATTCGGCCTCAAGGCTCGATCCGGTTGAAGCTATCCGCACAAACTAATTTGCAATATGAAAATTATTAAATCACTATGTTTTTTGGCGGTTATTGCCTCATCAGCATGCAATCAACCCGCTAAGCAACAGCAGGAAACCGCCAAAGCAGAGGGTGTTTCTGCCGATACTGCCAAAACAACCGCAGCCACGCAGATAGCGGATACAGCAGCTGTAGTTAAAGCTTACATCGCTCTAAAAGATGAGTTTTTAAAATCGGATGTAGCAGGTGTTAAAACTGCTGCCTCGGCCCTGGAGGCAAGACTGGCCGGTATTAAAGGCTGCTCCGAAACAGCAATTGTAGCACACCAGATAACCGAAGCCGGCGATATCAAAGCCCAGCGTGAATCATTTTTGGCTTTGAGTAAAGATGTGGTAGACCTTGTTAAAGGCGGTAAATTTAAATCGGCACCAATTTATGTTGATTTTTGCCCGATGGCAGATGGAGGTAAAGGCGGCTATTGGCTATCAGCAGCTAAAACCATCGAGAATCCGTATTTTCCTGAACACATGAAGGAGTGCGGATCAGTGAAGGAGCAGATTAATTAAGACCGTTGATCTTGTCTGAATCAAAATTTACAGAATTTGAGAATTTTCAGAATAATAAATGATCAGCAGACATTCTGTTAATTCTATAATTTTGTAAATTCTGATTCAGACAAAAAACAGCGAAATCAACGCAACCATCTAAATCAACGGCCAGAATCTGTGTAATCAAAAAATAATCGGTGTAATCCCCCCCCCCAAAAATAAATCCGAAATCGAACATCCGAAATCCGAAATCAAAATTGCGCCGGTTGTTTTAAATGTTTTGCCAGTTTAGCATATAACACCTCGGGTACAAAAGGTTTGGTCAGATAATCAACCATACCGGCTGCCAGGGCTTTTTCGTAGGTTTCGGGCATGGCATCGGCAGTAAGGGCTATAATAGGTAAATCGGGATGCGATACCTTAATAACTGCGGTTGCTTCAAAGCCATCCATAACGGGCATTTGCAGGTCCATAATAATCAGGTCATAATTATTGGCGTTTACCATATCAACAGCAATACGGCCATTTATAGCTTCGGCCACCTGCGCATTCCATCGTTTTAAAAACTTGGCGGCTATCATCAGGTTCATTTTGTTGTCATCAACCACCAATATATTCAGGCCCTGCAAGTTGTGATCTGTAATATTCATTGGCACTGCCGGCTGTGCAGGTATGTCCGATCCAGGCGCAAGCGCAAAGCTTATGGTAAAATTAAAAGTTGTGCCTTTGCTCAATTCGCTCGATACCGAGATGGTACCTTTATGCAGTTCAACCAGGCGTTTGGTAATGGCCAAACCAAGCCCGGTTCCCCCATAATCATTGTTAATTACCTGCTGATCCTGCATAAAAGGATCAAAAACGATGTTGAAGCTTTCGGGCGAGATGCCAATGCCGGTATCGGTAACCGCAAATTTAATGCTTACGGTGCTTTCGGTAAGTATATCCCTGTCAAGCCTTATGGTTACACCGCCCTTATGTGTAAATTTTATAGCGTTGCTTACCAGGTTGTTTAAGATCTGGCTAAGCCTCATAGCATCTCCCATCAGTTCGGCTGGGATGCTCCCGTCTATAATAACATCAAGTGCAAGCTGTTTCTCTGTAGCCCGGTGAATAAACTGCTGCTTTATTTTTTGGATGAGTTGCTGAACATCAAAACGCGAATGATTCAGTTCCAGCTTTCCGGCCTCTATTTTGTTATAATCTAAAATATCATTGATGATAGCCAGCAAGCTCTCGCCCGAAAATTTGAGCGTGTTAAGGTAGTCCATTTGTTCGGCCCGTGGATTTTCGCTTAGCAGCAGGTTGGTGGTGCCAATTACCGCGTTCATCGGCGTACGGATTTCATGGCTCATGATAGACAGGAACTCCGATTTGAACTTGGATGATTTTTCCGCCACTTCTTTAGCCCAGATCAAATCCTGCCGTGCTTTTTCCTGGTCGGTTATATCCTCGCCAAGTGCAGTTACTTCTTTAATTTTGCCGTTTTCATCATAAAATATAGTGTTTTGCCAGTTTATTATACGCCGTTCGCCGTTACGGCAAATAACCGGATTAATGTAATGGGGTAAAATGGCATTGTTTGCAAACCAGCTTTTCATGTAATCTTTCAAATCTTCCGGAATAAGGTGATCCATCCAGTTCATCCCGATGATTTCCGTTTGGGTGTAACCCAACAAATTGGCCAGGTATCTATTGCAGAAGGTAACGTAACCATTATCATCAATCGTTATGGCAGCCATGTTAATGGTTTCCAGCACCTGGCGGTATTTACTTTCGGCGGTTCTGAAATCAATTTCGGCAGTTTTACGTTCTGTAATATCCTGTAAGGTACCGATGATTTTACGTACACTGCCGTCTTCGTTATATAAACGCTTGCCCGCAATAATGCTAACATGCTTGATATGGCCGGCTGGAGTAACAATACGGTATTCGTAAGATGAATCCATGGTGTTTGCATTGCTGCGCAGCATTTGCCTTATAATGGGCCTGTCGTTAGGATGCGCATGCTTCAGCAATAACTTAACAAAGCACCTGTGGCATGATGAGGTTTGCCGGTTATGTTCAAAAATGTTATTCAACTCTTCCGACCATGAAATATGCCTCGACGCAACATCGTATTTCCAGTTGCCAATTTTAGCAATGGCCTGGGCTTCCATCAGTTCCAGCTGGCTCAGTTTAACTGCCTTATCGGCCAGCCGGGCTTCGGTAATATCCTGTATAATACCAAAAGTGCGGGTTTCGGCGTTGGCCGATAGCTTCCGTTCGCCGCGTTGAATCCTGATGTATTTTAAGTTACCCGCCGGGGTAATAAATTTATGTTCAATTTTACTTTGAGGGGTAGTACGGATGGTATTGAGGTATTCAAAAACATCATCCCTGTCATCAGGGTGTACCATGCTTATGTAATATTGAAACCTGCTTACACCTTCGGGTGGGTTTTCAATTTCGAGCAAGGAGTTTAAGTTAGCCGACCAAAAGGTTTCCTTCGTTTCATGATCGTACCACCAGTTGCCTATCCGGGCAATATTTTGGGCCTCAAGCAGTAAGTCCTCATTTTCTTTAAGCTTACGCTCGTATTTCTTTTGCCCGGTTATATCAACAACCGATGCCGAAATACGGCCGGTATAACCTGATGACTGTTCAAATATCGGCGTAAAATTGGCGGTAAAAGAGTGACCGCTATCGAAGTCCGAATCAAACTCTATCGATATCGGTTTGCGGGTTTCTATCACATAATTTAAAGCCCTGTCGTACTTCTCGGCTTTTTCGGGGCCTACAACCTGGTCAAGCGTTTTACCTATCGCTATTCGCGGGTTAACGGGCCGCTCGGTCATCTCATTAAACCAAACATTAATACAGGTTTTGGTTTCATCAAACTCAAAAATGATATCATTAAGCGAGTTAATGAGCGCGTTGAGGTGTTTGCGGCTTTCACGTAATTCGGCATCGTTAACAACAAGGTTTTGGTTTAGCTTCATTACGTTGTCTACAGCGCTTTTCAACTGGTACTGGTAGGCCATTACCACTAAAAACGATAAGTAGGCTATCAATGTAAAAATCACAATAAGCACTACAAGCACAGTAGGCGAAATAGCCAGTTTTGGCGCGGTAAAATAAGCTGTTACAATGGCCGCCAGGTTCGCTTCGCTTATTAATACAAACTCAAGGCGTTTTTTGCAAAAAAGAGTAAGTGCTATAAAAACGGTTATAGCGCTAAACAGGTATACATGCTCAAAGCCGTTTTTCCCTAATAAAATGCAATTGTTTATCAGCAAAAAAGACGTAATGGTTAGGCTAACGCTTATTTTATAGTATACTTTATTACCTAAAAAAGAAAAGGATAGTGCCGCCAAACAAAAAAAACAGCTTATAAGACGAAGCCAGAATGGATCGTACGAGTTATACGAACACAGATAATGCAACGACGGGCTGGCAATTAATAAGCCTATAAGCAATAGCCGGTAAACGGTGGCATCGTTTTGGATTAAAAACAATCCCTTGCCTTTTAGCGACACGATGTTGAGTAATTTTTTAATCAATTATTAATGAGAATAAAACAAAAATACAGGGCTTAAATTAATAAATTTGCGCGTAAATTTTACAAACAGTAAATTATATTAGCGGTTAATAATACGCAGATTTATTTACATTTGTTGCAGATACAAATTCTCTATGGCTCAAACAGCACAACTAATACTTGATGATAAAACATTCGAGCTGCCGGTAATTGAGGGCACTGAAGGTGAAAAGGCAATCGATATTTCTAAGCTTCGCGATCAAACAGGTTATGTTACCCTCGATATCGGGTACAAAAATACAGGCGCTACCAAAAGCGCCATTACTTTTTTAGATGGAGAGCAGGGCATACTTAAATATCGCGGTTACCCGATTGAACAATTGGCCGAAAAATCATCATTTATTGAAGTTGCTTATTTGCTGATTTATGGCGAATTGCCAACTGAAGAAAAACTGAAGGCATTTCAATACGAGTTAAGCCGCCATACGCTGGTACACGAGGATATGAAGAAATTTTTTGATGGTTTCCCGTCAAAATCTCACCCGATGGGGCAGCTGTCATCATTGGTATCGGCTTTATCAGCTTTTTATCCCGAATCATTAAAACCATCGCAAACCAACGAAGAGCTTAACCAAAGCATCATTAAAATGATTGCTAAAATGGCTACCGTGGTTTCATGGATCTATAAAAAATCATTAGGTCACCCGGTTATCTATCCTCAAAATAAATACGATTACGTTACCAACTTCCTACACATGACCTTTGGTCAGCGTACAGAAGAGGTTACTATTGATCCGGTAGTGATTGATGCTATGAACAAGCTGTTAATTTTACATGCCGATCATGAGCAAAACTGTTCAGCTTCAACTGTACGTATTGTAGGCTCGTCGGATTCTAATATCTACGCTTCTGTTTCTGCCGGAATCTCTGCCCTTTGGGGACCGCTGCATGGTGGTGCCAACCAGGCCGTAATTGAAATGCTGGAAAAAATTAAAGAAGACGGTGGTGATACTGATAAATGGATTGCCAAAGCAAAAGATAAAAACGATCCTTTCCGCCTGATGGGCTTTGGTCACCGTGTTTACAAAAACTTTGATCCCCGTGCTAAAATCATTAAAAAAGCCTGTGATGATATCTTAGAGAAATTAGGCATTAACGATGAGGTGCTGGAAATAGCCAAAAAACTGGAAGAAGTGGCTTTAAAGGATCCCTACTTTGTTGAGCGTAAACTTTACCCTAACGTTGATTTTTACTCGGGTATTATTTACCGCGCCTTAGGCTTCCCTACAGACATGTTTACCGTATTGTTTGCCCTTGGCCGCCTGCCGGGATGGATTGCCCAATGGAAAGAAATGAAAGAGAACAAAGAACCTATTGGGCGCCCGCGCCAGATTTATGTTGGCGCAACCTCTAAAGATTATGTGGAAATAGCTAACAGGTAGTTTTTTCGGTTCATAGTTGATGGATCATAGTTCATAGAAAAAGAAATCATATTAAATAAGAAAAGCGATGGGGGATGACCTCATCGCTTTTTTTCAGAACCGTTGATGTGTTTGATTTCGCTGATTCTTTAAAAGCCGCAAGTATAAAATAGAATCAACGAAATCAACGTAATCAAAAAGGCAATCAACGGTTCAAAAGTTAGGCCCGCCGGTTTTCACCATGCGGGCCTTATATAAATCAATCAATCAACTATTGCTATGTGTATGCTTACAGCTTAGTTATAGTGCATGTTTTGGCATTAGCGTCAAGTACAATGCGATACGTGCCGTCTGATGTTATTTTGATGTTATCTCCTCCATTGGTAAGCGCGCCGAGTGGGCCCCCTAAGTTAACTCCCCAATCGTGGTTAAACCTGAACTTCATTTCTTTGCCTCCAATTAGCGTTGATGTAACACTCCATGTTTTGGCATCGGCGTCGTAAGCCATATCTGTGTCGCCTCCCCATCCGTTAGGTGTGGCATCACCAATAATACTCCAAAACTGTTGTGTTGCTGTAAATGTGCCTTTTGATTTATCGTTTTGATCGATAACAACGTGTATAGCATAGTAGCCAGGAGAAGGTACTGAAAGGTTATCACCTTTCGCTGTCGAAATATTTCCGCCGCCTGCGTTACCCCATGAAACATCCCAGGTTCTTTTTGGGGTAAGTTTAAACTCCAGTTTACCAGCCGCAAAGCCAATGTTTGCATCATAAACACCATCGTTATTAGGCGAGATCAGGCTATCGGCAGTTTTTGGTTCCCAACCTTGATAAGCACCGGGGGCATAAATGTAGCCTGTGCCCTGGTATGGCAATACGGTTAAAGTAACCACATTTGAGTAAGTTGCTGCAAGGTTTGGTGCCGCCGATGATTTGATACGTACCTCAACCTGCGATGGATCGTTATATGATAACTTCAAAGCGATAAGCATATCGTTTAGCACACCTACTTTTAGCGTTTGAGTAAGTTTATCGGTACTAACTTCCCTCGCGTTTTTAAAATTGTTTCCTTTTACGTCTACCTGTACAGTATAAGTAATAGGAGCTTTGTAGCCGGTTACTGACGTAGCAGCCCAGCTAAAGGTTACAGCATCATTAGCGGCATTTGGTTTTGATAACTCAGGAGTTGTTGTGGTTGATGTTAAAGCACCTACCTTGCCAACGTTTGCTACAACCTTTGTTTCATCCTTTTTACATGATGCCAGCATCAGCAGCGCTATGCCGCCTATTGCCAAAATCGTGGTAAATATTTTTTTCATATCCTTTTTAGGTTTTATGGTTTTACGGGAGATGCTTTGCGGGCACCTCCCGTTATGTTATTAATATCCTGTATTTTGTTTCAAATTAGGGTTGGCTGTAACATCGGCTGATGGTAATGGGTATAGGTTCCTGAAGCTTTCAACGCCTTTACCATCTTTTGATCCTCCTTTAAATGGCCATAGGTAAGTAGCCTCAACAAACTTTTTGTAACGGACTAAATCGGTACGGCGGAAGCCTTCCCAATATAGCTCGCGGCCGCGTTCATCTAACAACAAATCGGTAGTTAAGGCAGTTAATTTGCCAACGGTTGCGCTTTGATAAGCACGTGCCCTTAATGCGTTAACATAACTTAAGGCCAGAGTTGCATCGCCACCGCCACCGCGGGTTGTAGCCTCGGCATAAATAAGGTATTGCTCGGCCAGGCGGAAGATTGGCATATCTACGTCCGCATAATCCTTGCTTTGTGCAGCGGTGCCATCTATTTTAATGTTTTTAAACTTGGTTATGGCGTAGCCATCGGTAAAAGTACTTATGGTATTAATATCAATGTTTTGACCATCGGTATAAAACTGCGCACGCTTATCCGCGCTGCCGGCTCCATCAGGGAACAGGTTTACAAAGGCTTTTGTTGTACGCAAACCAGCCCAGCCACCGGCGATGCCAAAATCGGCCGAGTTCATGCTGCCGCCAACAGGGGCGTGGGTCATGAAGGTCATACCACCGTAGCTTTGCGTATGCAGACCATCGTAGTTAATGGTTAAAATAAATTCGTTTTTATTAAGGTTGTTGTCGGCACGCATTAGTTTTGTGTAGTCACCAATCAGGGTATAGCCCGCGTCGATCACTTTTTTTGAATACGTTACCGCGTTGTTGTATTGGGCGGTACCGGTGTAAACTTCGGCGTTAAGATAAATCCTCGCTAATAAGGCCCATGCTGCAGCTTTATCGGCACGGCCGTATTCGTTTGTTTTTGGAGCAGCTAATGTACCGTCGATGGCTTTAAGTTCACTTTCAATATAAGCAAACAAATCTTTACGACTGATCTGCTTTGGCAGCGGACCGCCCAGCGGATCATTTTCGGTAACAAATGGAGGGTTGCCAAACAGATCCATCAGGATAGAATATTGGTAAGCCCTTAAAAAACGAGCTTCGGCAACATACTGGCGTATTTTATCAGCATCGGCACCACTAATACCACGGCTGCTGAGATTGGCATCAGATGATTGGCGGATAAAATCATTAGCCAAAGTGATTTGATACATACAACGGTAATATAAACCGGTAAGGAAAGTATTGCTTGATGACCAGGTCATGCTGTGAAAGTCGGGTAAACCTACGTCGCCCCAGCCAACAACAGCCTCGTCGGTTGATAACTCTTCGGCGCACCACATAAGCCTGAAAAAGTCGGATGTACCTTCGTCAATACCCTGTACGTCGCCATTACCTGCCGGGCCCGAGTTGCCGGTTAATGCATAGGCAGCATAAACTTTGGCAAAAGCCTTTTTATATCCTTCGGGATTGCTGTAAACCTGTGCCGAGGTAACATCGTTGGTTGGCAGCAGATCGAGCTTTTTAGTGCACGACGTAAGGCCGCCGGCAATTAAAGCTGCTACAGTTATATATTTTATTGAATTTCTTTTCATGTCAATTTCTCTTTACTGTTGATAAAGTGTTATAGCGATAAATTAAGACCTAACACATAAGTACGTGGGCGAGGGTAAAAGTTAGCGTCGATACCGTTACTAACTTCCGGATCAACACCTTTGTATTTGGTAATTACAAATACGTTTTGAACATTGGCGCTCAAACGCAGGTTGCCGGTGTTGTGGAACAACTTACCAAAGTTGTAACCAACGTTTACGTTATCCATACGGATAAATGATGCGTTTTGTACAAAATAATCAGATAACCTGCCTTTGTCTGATGAGCCGGTGATGCCGGTTTCCAGTAAATTAGTCGAGGCGTTATTTAAAATGCCGATACCGTTAAAGATACTTAGCTGTGTTGCTGAACTTGAGAATACGTTGTTATATACATAATTGCCAACGCTTGCCCTGGCCACAAAACCTGCCGACCATTTGCGGTAGGTAACGTTTGAGCTTAAACCAAAATAACCTTTTGGATCAGAACTTTTGTAACGATAAAGATCGTTTGAGTTTACGATACCATCTGTGTTACGATCAACAAATACGCCATCAAGTGGGCGGCCATCTGCACCATAAACCTGTTGATAAACATAGAACGAGTTACGAGGATAACCAACCGAATTAATTTGGATAGTATTACCAGTACCACCCGATATGCCGCCCGTAAATACGCCCGGATAGCTCGGATCAGGCGCCAGGGTAAGT
The sequence above is a segment of the Mucilaginibacter celer genome. Coding sequences within it:
- a CDS encoding ABC transporter permease, whose translation is MIFLKLLRESFLFAGDALRQNKTRTFLSLLGVTIGIFTIIAVKSAVDTLRNNLQHSVDKLGNNSIYVQKWPWVGGSDFPWWKYLQRPESDLRDFNELSRRITTAEALSYEINIDNRTIKYKSNTVEGAQVDAASQDHDKTWNFDFESGRYFTEIESKTGAPITNIGYDIAQNLFPDGDAIGKQIKVMGRYVTIVGVFSKQGKDMLGISTDKEVLLPLNFARNLIDIQSSRYGPAIIVRGKKGIPTDDVESEIKGLMRSIRRLRPGAEDNFSLNRTTMITQQLDELFGIVNKGGFIIGLFSVLVGGFGIANIMFVSVKERTNIIGIQKSLGAKNYFILLQFLIESVLLCLAGGLIGLFFVYLGTLIVKAAADIQVILDAANIATGLSYSIIIGVIAGIIPAYSASRLDPVEAIRTN
- a CDS encoding PAS domain-containing hybrid sensor histidine kinase/response regulator, encoding MIKKLLNIVSLKGKGLFLIQNDATVYRLLLIGLLIASPSLHYLCSYNSYDPFWLRLISCFFCLAALSFSFLGNKVYYKISVSLTITSFLLINNCILLGKNGFEHVYLFSAITVFIALTLFCKKRLEFVLISEANLAAIVTAYFTAPKLAISPTVLVVLIVIFTLIAYLSFLVVMAYQYQLKSAVDNVMKLNQNLVVNDAELRESRKHLNALINSLNDIIFEFDETKTCINVWFNEMTERPVNPRIAIGKTLDQVVGPEKAEKYDRALNYVIETRKPISIEFDSDFDSGHSFTANFTPIFEQSSGYTGRISASVVDITGQKKYERKLKENEDLLLEAQNIARIGNWWYDHETKETFWSANLNSLLEIENPPEGVSRFQYYISMVHPDDRDDVFEYLNTIRTTPQSKIEHKFITPAGNLKYIRIQRGERKLSANAETRTFGIIQDITEARLADKAVKLSQLELMEAQAIAKIGNWKYDVASRHISWSEELNNIFEHNRQTSSCHRCFVKLLLKHAHPNDRPIIRQMLRSNANTMDSSYEYRIVTPAGHIKHVSIIAGKRLYNEDGSVRKIIGTLQDITERKTAEIDFRTAESKYRQVLETINMAAITIDDNGYVTFCNRYLANLLGYTQTEIIGMNWMDHLIPEDLKDYMKSWFANNAILPHYINPVICRNGERRIINWQNTIFYDENGKIKEVTALGEDITDQEKARQDLIWAKEVAEKSSKFKSEFLSIMSHEIRTPMNAVIGTTNLLLSENPRAEQMDYLNTLKFSGESLLAIINDILDYNKIEAGKLELNHSRFDVQQLIQKIKQQFIHRATEKQLALDVIIDGSIPAELMGDAMRLSQILNNLVSNAIKFTHKGGVTIRLDRDILTESTVSIKFAVTDTGIGISPESFNIVFDPFMQDQQVINNDYGGTGLGLAITKRLVELHKGTISVSSELSKGTTFNFTISFALAPGSDIPAQPAVPMNITDHNLQGLNILVVDDNKMNLMIAAKFLKRWNAQVAEAINGRIAVDMVNANNYDLIIMDLQMPVMDGFEATAVIKVSHPDLPIIALTADAMPETYEKALAAGMVDYLTKPFVPEVLYAKLAKHLKQPAQF
- a CDS encoding DUF3347 domain-containing protein; protein product: MKIIKSLCFLAVIASSACNQPAKQQQETAKAEGVSADTAKTTAATQIADTAAVVKAYIALKDEFLKSDVAGVKTAASALEARLAGIKGCSETAIVAHQITEAGDIKAQRESFLALSKDVVDLVKGGKFKSAPIYVDFCPMADGGKGGYWLSAAKTIENPYFPEHMKECGSVKEQIN
- a CDS encoding RagB/SusD family nutrient uptake outer membrane protein codes for the protein MKRNSIKYITVAALIAGGLTSCTKKLDLLPTNDVTSAQVYSNPEGYKKAFAKVYAAYALTGNSGPAGNGDVQGIDEGTSDFFRLMWCAEELSTDEAVVGWGDVGLPDFHSMTWSSSNTFLTGLYYRCMYQITLANDFIRQSSDANLSSRGISGADADKIRQYVAEARFLRAYQYSILMDLFGNPPFVTENDPLGGPLPKQISRKDLFAYIESELKAIDGTLAAPKTNEYGRADKAAAWALLARIYLNAEVYTGTAQYNNAVTYSKKVIDAGYTLIGDYTKLMRADNNLNKNEFILTINYDGLHTQSYGGMTFMTHAPVGGSMNSADFGIAGGWAGLRTTKAFVNLFPDGAGSADKRAQFYTDGQNIDINTISTFTDGYAITKFKNIKIDGTAAQSKDYADVDMPIFRLAEQYLIYAEATTRGGGGDATLALSYVNALRARAYQSATVGKLTALTTDLLLDERGRELYWEGFRRTDLVRYKKFVEATYLWPFKGGSKDGKGVESFRNLYPLPSADVTANPNLKQNTGY
- a CDS encoding SusE domain-containing protein, translated to MKKIFTTILAIGGIALLMLASCKKDETKVVANVGKVGALTSTTTTPELSKPNAANDAVTFSWAATSVTGYKAPITYTVQVDVKGNNFKNAREVSTDKLTQTLKVGVLNDMLIALKLSYNDPSQVEVRIKSSAAPNLAATYSNVVTLTVLPYQGTGYIYAPGAYQGWEPKTADSLISPNNDGVYDANIGFAAGKLEFKLTPKRTWDVSWGNAGGGNISTAKGDNLSVPSPGYYAIHVVIDQNDKSKGTFTATQQFWSIIGDATPNGWGGDTDMAYDADAKTWSVTSTLIGGKEMKFRFNHDWGVNLGGPLGALTNGGDNIKITSDGTYRIVLDANAKTCTITKL
- a CDS encoding citrate synthase is translated as MAQTAQLILDDKTFELPVIEGTEGEKAIDISKLRDQTGYVTLDIGYKNTGATKSAITFLDGEQGILKYRGYPIEQLAEKSSFIEVAYLLIYGELPTEEKLKAFQYELSRHTLVHEDMKKFFDGFPSKSHPMGQLSSLVSALSAFYPESLKPSQTNEELNQSIIKMIAKMATVVSWIYKKSLGHPVIYPQNKYDYVTNFLHMTFGQRTEEVTIDPVVIDAMNKLLILHADHEQNCSASTVRIVGSSDSNIYASVSAGISALWGPLHGGANQAVIEMLEKIKEDGGDTDKWIAKAKDKNDPFRLMGFGHRVYKNFDPRAKIIKKACDDILEKLGINDEVLEIAKKLEEVALKDPYFVERKLYPNVDFYSGIIYRALGFPTDMFTVLFALGRLPGWIAQWKEMKENKEPIGRPRQIYVGATSKDYVEIANR